A region from the Acanthopagrus latus isolate v.2019 chromosome 8, fAcaLat1.1, whole genome shotgun sequence genome encodes:
- the cav2 gene encoding caveolin-2 yields MGLEKEKSDTSIIMDEDEFNRSIEPILSKKGKLYTAAPDRDPNDINAHLKVGFEDVIAEPISSHSFDRVWIGSHAAFELVKFMFYRVLTTLLAVPMAFILGVVFGVLSCIHIWLVMPVIQSFLMLLPSVQVVWRSLTDMFVTPLFHSMGKCLSSVHVKTSEN; encoded by the exons ATGGGTCTGGAAAAGGAGAAATCGGACACCAGCATCATTATGGACGAAGACGAGTTTAACAGGTCGATAGAGCCCATTCTGTCGAAGAAGGGGAAGCTGTACACGGCGGCGCCGGACCGAGATCCAAACGACATCAACGCGCACTTGAAG GTCGGTTTTGAAGATGTCATCGCGGAGCCCATCTCCTCGCACAGCTTCGACAGAGTGTGGATCGGAAGCCACGCCGCCTTCGAGCTGGTCAAATTCATGTTTTACCGCGTGCTGACCACGCTGCTGGCCGTGCCCATGGCTTTCATCCTCGGGGTGGTGTTCGGGGTGCTCAGCTGCATCCACATCTG GTTGGTGATGCCGGTGATCCAGAGCTTCTTGATGCTCCTACCATCGGTCCAGGTGGTGTGGAGGAGCCTGACGGATATGTTCGTAACTCCGCTCTTCCACAGCATGGGAAAGTGCCTGTCCTCCGTTCACGTGAAGACCAGCGAGAACTGA